A stretch of Triticum aestivum cultivar Chinese Spring chromosome 1D, IWGSC CS RefSeq v2.1, whole genome shotgun sequence DNA encodes these proteins:
- the LOC123168442 gene encoding uncharacterized protein encodes MEATSSLTRSLSLVPRPRRSSRAAKSSHMPTLSPAPRVLPLRRARSDADLLGSVPAAAPGSAGSVLLRSPRPRTLGERDDAPMEDCFDGSGAGKGNNSSGRGGGSGGAGGNGQSAGMGEHYRRLLRLEPDNPLLLRNYGKYLHEVERDLAGAEEYYGRALLACPGDADLLSLYGRVLWEANQDKDRAAGYFERAVQAAPDDCYVLGSYASFLWDAEDEDEEEASTAVASSPALVSAC; translated from the exons ATGGAAGCCACCTCGTCCCTCACGCGCTCCCTCTCCCTCGTCCCCCGCCCCcgccgctcctcccgcgccgccaaGTCCTCGCACATGCCCACCCTCTCCCCGGCGCCGCGCGTCCTCCCGCTCCGCCGCGCCAGGTCGGACGCCGACCTCCTCGGATCCGTCCCCGCCGCGGCGCCAGGCTCCGCCGGCTCCGTCCTCCTCCGCTCGCCCCGCCCACGCACCCTCGGGGAGAGGGACGACGCGCCGATGGAGGACTGCTTCGACGGCTCGGGCGCCGGCAAGGGCAACAACAgctccggccgcggcggcggcagcggaggtgcCGGCGGCAACGGCCAGAGCGCCGGCATGGGGGAGCACTACCGCAGGCTGCTGAGGCTGGAGCCGGACAACCCGCTGCTGCTGCGCAACTACGGCAAGTACCTGCACGAGGTGGAGCGCGACCTGGCGGGCGCCGAGGAGTACTACGGCCGCGCCCTGCTCGCCTGCCCCGGCGACGCCGACCTGCTCAGCCTCTACGGCCGCGTCCTCTGGGAGGCCAACCAGGACAAGGACCGCGCCGCCGGATACTTCGAGCGCGCCGTCCAGGCCGCGCCCGACGACTG CTATGTGCTGGGATCGTACGCAAGCTTCCTGTGggacgccgaggacgaggacgaggaagaagcgaGCACGGCGGTGGCCAGCTCTCCGGCGTTGGTGTCGGCCTGCTGA